A DNA window from Cobetia marina contains the following coding sequences:
- a CDS encoding TRAP transporter large permease: MIWAMLAIFVVHVLLGLPLFLSLLATAVTGFLFIDISMLERLGPQQFFGGINAFSLMAIPLFILAGNLMNISGLTERLMRLARLMVGHLRGGMGHVNVVSSVFFAGVNGSAVADTSALGSLLVPAMRKEGYSTSFAAGLTAGSSLIGPIIPPSIFMILYASLTNTSVGSLFLAGVVPGLVLAVAFMAMNAWYARRHGLQARGQAPARSEVFSAIIGALPALVAPVIIVSGIVLGIVTPTESGALIVAYVLLCGLCQGPLKLVEVWGAIKDTARLTSAIFVIMAVSSIVSWLLSYAQVPNQFVALLTPYIDSPILILLLLSAITFVTGMFMEEVSALMLLTPIFVPVAMAAGIDPVHLGVIITLNITIALITPPMGACVFVAAAVSKLEITSLFRTIWPFVLVAVAVLLMLIVFPPLTLWLPTLSG, translated from the coding sequence ATGATCTGGGCAATGCTGGCCATCTTCGTGGTGCACGTCCTGCTGGGCCTGCCGCTGTTTCTCTCCCTGCTCGCCACCGCCGTGACCGGCTTTCTGTTCATCGATATCTCGATGCTGGAACGTCTCGGACCACAGCAGTTCTTCGGTGGCATCAATGCTTTCTCGCTGATGGCGATTCCGCTGTTCATCCTTGCCGGCAACCTGATGAACATCAGTGGTCTGACCGAGCGCCTGATGCGCCTGGCGCGGCTGATGGTCGGGCATCTTCGCGGTGGCATGGGCCACGTGAACGTCGTCTCCAGCGTCTTCTTCGCCGGCGTCAATGGCTCGGCGGTCGCCGATACCTCCGCACTCGGCTCGTTGCTGGTGCCCGCGATGCGCAAGGAGGGCTATTCGACGTCCTTCGCCGCAGGCCTGACCGCAGGCAGCTCGTTGATCGGGCCGATCATTCCGCCCAGCATCTTCATGATCCTCTACGCCTCGCTGACCAATACCTCCGTGGGCAGCCTGTTTCTGGCCGGGGTCGTGCCCGGACTGGTATTGGCGGTGGCGTTCATGGCGATGAATGCCTGGTATGCGCGTCGGCATGGCCTGCAGGCGCGCGGTCAGGCACCGGCACGCAGTGAAGTGTTCTCGGCAATCATCGGCGCGCTGCCGGCACTGGTGGCACCGGTGATCATCGTCTCCGGTATCGTGCTGGGCATCGTGACCCCGACGGAATCCGGCGCCTTGATCGTCGCTTACGTGCTGCTCTGCGGGTTGTGTCAGGGGCCGCTCAAGCTTGTCGAGGTATGGGGTGCCATCAAGGATACGGCGCGTCTGACCAGTGCCATCTTCGTGATCATGGCGGTGTCGTCCATCGTCAGCTGGCTGCTGTCCTATGCCCAGGTGCCCAATCAGTTCGTGGCCCTGCTGACGCCCTACATCGACAGCCCGATCCTGATCCTGTTGCTGCTCAGTGCCATCACCTTCGTCACCGGCATGTTCATGGAAGAGGTCTCGGCGCTGATGCTGCTGACACCGATCTTCGTGCCCGTGGCCATGGCCGCCGGCATCGACCCCGTGCATCTGGGTGTCATCATCACGCTCAATATCACCATCGCGCTGATCACGCCGCCGATGGGGGCCTGCGTCTTCGTGGCCGCCGCGGTCAGCAAGCTCGAGATCACCTCACTGTTTCGCACCATCTGGCCCTTCGTGCTGGTGGCGGTCGCGGTACTGCTGATGCTGATCGTCTTCCCGCCCTTAACTCTGTGGTTGCCGACCCTGTCTGGATAA
- a CDS encoding alpha-hydroxy acid oxidase, whose translation MTITCINDLQRLAKRRVPKMFYDYADSGSWTETTYRANEADFAAIGLRQRVMVDMDNRTLRTQMLGEDVAMPVAIAPTGLTGMQHADGEMLAARAASDFGVPFTLSTMSICSIEDVASVSTRPFWFQLYVMRDKDYIGRLIDRAKAAECSALVLTADLQIIGQRHKDLINGLSVPPRPTVATALNLATKWRWCAGMLKTKRHSFGNIAGHVKDADNLSSLSKWTASQFDPSLSWDDIKWIKDRWGGKLIIKGIMEPEDAEMAVQAGADAVIVSNHGGRQLDGAASSISALPDILAAVGDRTEVHMDGGIRSGQDVLKAVAMGAKGVYLGRAFLYGLGAMGEQGVTKTLEIIHKELDTTLALCGLRDIHDVDTRILRPGTYPVASSQTRSS comes from the coding sequence ATGACCATCACCTGCATCAATGATCTGCAACGCCTGGCGAAACGCCGTGTGCCGAAGATGTTCTACGACTATGCCGACTCCGGCTCATGGACGGAAACCACCTATCGCGCCAACGAGGCTGATTTTGCCGCCATCGGACTGCGTCAACGGGTGATGGTCGACATGGACAATCGCACCCTGCGCACGCAGATGCTGGGAGAGGATGTGGCCATGCCGGTGGCGATCGCGCCCACTGGCCTCACCGGCATGCAGCATGCCGATGGCGAGATGCTGGCCGCGCGCGCGGCGAGTGACTTCGGCGTGCCCTTCACGCTCTCGACCATGAGCATCTGCTCCATCGAGGATGTCGCATCCGTCAGCACACGCCCCTTCTGGTTCCAGCTCTACGTGATGCGCGACAAGGATTACATCGGACGGCTGATCGATCGCGCCAAGGCGGCGGAATGTTCCGCGCTGGTGCTCACCGCTGACCTGCAGATCATCGGCCAGCGCCACAAGGACCTGATCAATGGCCTGAGTGTCCCTCCTCGTCCCACCGTGGCCACCGCGCTCAATCTGGCGACCAAGTGGCGCTGGTGCGCCGGCATGCTGAAGACGAAGCGCCACAGCTTCGGCAACATCGCCGGTCACGTGAAGGACGCCGACAACCTCAGTTCCCTGTCGAAATGGACCGCCAGTCAGTTCGACCCCAGCCTGAGCTGGGATGACATCAAATGGATCAAGGATCGCTGGGGCGGCAAGTTGATCATCAAGGGCATCATGGAGCCGGAGGATGCCGAGATGGCCGTTCAGGCAGGCGCCGATGCCGTGATCGTCTCCAACCACGGTGGACGTCAGCTCGATGGTGCGGCCTCTTCCATCTCCGCTCTGCCGGACATTCTCGCGGCGGTCGGCGACAGGACAGAGGTCCACATGGATGGCGGGATTCGCTCTGGCCAGGATGTGCTCAAGGCGGTGGCGATGGGCGCCAAGGGCGTCTATCTGGGACGCGCCTTCCTGTATGGACTCGGCGCCATGGGCGAGCAAGGCGTGACGAAGACCCTGGAGATCATCCACAAGGAGCTCGACACGACGCTGGCCCTGTGCGGACTGCGGGATATCCATGACGTGGACACGCGTATTCTCAGGCCCGGCACCTATCCGGTGGCCAGTTCACAGACCAGAAGCTCGTGA
- the bla gene encoding class A beta-lactamase, which yields MIASEAEREGLVVANLQEIEQRVGARLGVTVLDTANGRRVSWRGDERFPMSSTFKVLACGNLLSRVDARQESLSRKVEIRPADLVTYSPVTERQVEGDGMTLAALCRATITTSDNTAGNLILDAIGGPVGLTNYLRTLKDDITRLDRRETALNEATPGDPRDTTTPDAMASTLQRLLLGEALSEASRLTLQGWMLANTTGSDKLRAALPDDWQIADKTGGGGHGTNNDIAIIWPPNHAPLIVAVYLTESEAERAVRDAAIADVGRLLVSEVLAIEGPATEGVDTHADN from the coding sequence GTGATCGCTTCCGAGGCGGAGCGTGAGGGACTTGTGGTCGCCAATCTGCAGGAAATAGAGCAGCGGGTCGGCGCGCGCCTTGGTGTGACGGTACTGGATACTGCCAATGGCAGACGTGTCAGCTGGCGGGGTGATGAGCGTTTCCCCATGAGCAGCACCTTCAAGGTGCTGGCATGCGGCAATCTGCTCTCGCGGGTGGATGCCCGTCAGGAGTCGCTGTCACGCAAGGTGGAGATTCGCCCGGCGGATCTCGTGACCTATTCCCCCGTCACCGAACGTCAGGTGGAGGGCGATGGCATGACACTGGCGGCGTTGTGCCGGGCCACCATCACCACCAGCGACAATACCGCCGGCAATCTGATTCTCGATGCCATCGGTGGGCCTGTCGGGCTGACGAATTATCTGCGGACTCTGAAGGATGACATCACACGTCTGGATCGTCGTGAAACGGCGCTCAATGAGGCCACTCCGGGAGATCCCCGTGATACCACCACTCCTGACGCGATGGCGTCCACCCTTCAGCGGCTGCTGCTGGGGGAGGCGCTGAGCGAGGCGTCGCGTCTCACGTTGCAGGGCTGGATGCTGGCCAATACCACGGGAAGTGACAAGCTGCGTGCCGCCTTGCCGGATGACTGGCAGATCGCTGACAAGACCGGGGGCGGGGGGCATGGCACCAACAATGATATCGCCATCATCTGGCCGCCGAATCACGCCCCGTTGATCGTGGCGGTCTATCTGACCGAGAGCGAGGCCGAGCGTGCGGTGCGTGACGCCGCGATTGCCGATGTCGGGCGTCTGCTGGTGTCCGAGGTACTGGCCATCGAAGGACCGGCCACCGAAGGTGTGGACACGCACGCTGACAATTGA
- a CDS encoding NAD(P)/FAD-dependent oxidoreductase produces the protein METHDSQRTRDADIVIVGGGAGGLELAVRLAKAGHKNVLLIDRDTSHVWKPRLHEIAAGLGRRQVDELGYAGLAEQWGFRFECGTLEGVDPEQRQITLAAIPGREDDSTAEVPARVRGYRQLVLALGGVTPDMGVEGVLEHACLLDSPEDAERIAERFSRGLLANHVAMETAPTGDSGASATQDVAQDGAKGSAQESPGRPYQVVIVGSGATGVELAAYLHEARGRHDAPAPKDSRVEITILEATETFMPGVSEELREAIHQRLEAQGINIELSRQVAKVSPGSVEISEGDESVTREADLVVWAAGRVGPAIVEEIEGLASNKKRQWKVTPGLQCLEQEAIFALGDCACIDEAPLPPTAQVASEQAEFLAEELPRRQQGEAAQVFEFKDRGTLLSLARAGSVGELGGKLSGKLSHAQGNDGHEDLQVRGRFARAAYQGLQRQHQFLLLGPLKGSAEVVSDVLRHAMGPRLKVH, from the coding sequence ATGGAAACGCATGACTCTCAGCGAACGCGTGACGCCGATATCGTCATCGTCGGTGGCGGTGCCGGCGGACTGGAACTGGCGGTCCGCCTGGCCAAGGCAGGCCACAAGAACGTGTTGCTGATCGATCGCGACACCAGTCACGTGTGGAAGCCGCGCCTGCATGAGATCGCGGCGGGCCTCGGACGGCGTCAGGTCGATGAGTTGGGGTATGCCGGTCTGGCGGAGCAGTGGGGATTTCGCTTCGAGTGCGGCACCCTCGAAGGCGTGGACCCTGAACAACGCCAGATCACCCTTGCGGCCATACCGGGCAGGGAAGATGATTCGACCGCTGAGGTGCCGGCCCGCGTCAGAGGTTATCGCCAGCTGGTACTGGCCCTGGGAGGGGTGACGCCTGACATGGGCGTCGAGGGCGTGCTGGAGCATGCCTGTCTGCTTGACTCGCCGGAAGACGCCGAACGTATTGCCGAGCGCTTCTCGCGTGGCTTGCTGGCCAATCATGTGGCGATGGAAACAGCACCGACAGGGGATTCAGGCGCGTCAGCCACCCAGGACGTCGCTCAGGATGGTGCCAAGGGTAGCGCTCAAGAGTCTCCGGGGCGGCCGTATCAGGTGGTGATCGTCGGCTCCGGTGCCACCGGTGTCGAGCTCGCGGCGTATCTGCATGAAGCGCGTGGCAGACATGATGCGCCTGCGCCGAAGGACTCGCGGGTCGAGATCACGATCCTTGAGGCCACCGAGACCTTCATGCCGGGGGTCTCCGAGGAACTGCGCGAGGCGATCCATCAGCGACTCGAGGCACAGGGCATCAATATCGAACTGTCTCGTCAGGTCGCCAAGGTGTCACCCGGCAGCGTCGAGATCAGCGAAGGTGACGAGTCCGTGACACGCGAGGCAGACCTGGTGGTCTGGGCGGCGGGGCGTGTGGGGCCTGCCATCGTCGAGGAGATCGAAGGTCTGGCCAGCAACAAGAAGCGTCAATGGAAGGTGACGCCCGGACTGCAATGCCTTGAGCAGGAAGCCATCTTCGCGCTGGGCGACTGTGCCTGCATCGATGAGGCACCCTTGCCACCCACGGCACAGGTGGCCAGCGAACAGGCCGAGTTCCTGGCGGAAGAACTGCCGCGTCGCCAGCAGGGCGAGGCGGCTCAGGTCTTCGAGTTCAAGGATCGCGGCACGCTGTTGTCACTGGCCAGGGCGGGCAGCGTCGGTGAGCTCGGTGGCAAGCTCAGCGGCAAGCTGAGCCATGCACAAGGCAACGATGGGCATGAGGATCTGCAGGTGAGAGGGCGCTTTGCACGCGCGGCCTACCAAGGACTGCAGCGTCAGCATCAGTTCCTGCTGCTGGGGCCGCTCAAGGGCTCAGCCGAGGTGGTCAGTGACGTTCTGCGCCATGCCATGGGACCGCGACTCAAGGTGCATTGA
- a CDS encoding M15 family metallopeptidase, which translates to MTSSLTFTPPAIPSHDEPDWSQVTCIPVKGCDSTLVPTSLGPSCLKVYPAYARLGIPGAVNECLVRRAVYQRLLQAARALPEGLSLVVMDGWRPWRVQQYLFETLYQSLKTHDPSLCEAQLLARTREFVSLPSRDPDAPSPHLTGGAVDVTICDADGLLLEMGTLFDEATPESHADYFERHPPGADTPQAEARDNRRLLYHVMTQAGFTNLPSEWWHFDFGDQLWAWYRGEPEALFGPAEMDSIESLWKRSLQ; encoded by the coding sequence ATGACGTCATCACTGACTTTTACGCCTCCTGCCATCCCGAGTCATGACGAGCCGGATTGGTCGCAGGTGACCTGCATTCCCGTGAAGGGCTGTGACAGTACTCTGGTGCCGACCAGCCTCGGGCCGTCATGCCTGAAGGTCTATCCCGCCTACGCACGCCTCGGCATACCCGGGGCGGTCAATGAATGTCTGGTGCGGCGTGCGGTGTATCAGCGCCTGCTGCAGGCCGCACGCGCCTTGCCGGAAGGGCTGTCGCTGGTGGTGATGGATGGCTGGCGACCCTGGCGGGTACAGCAGTATCTGTTCGAGACGCTGTATCAGTCGCTCAAGACGCATGACCCCTCGCTTTGCGAGGCCCAGCTGCTGGCGCGTACGCGGGAATTCGTCTCCTTGCCCAGCCGTGATCCTGACGCGCCGAGCCCGCACCTCACAGGCGGTGCCGTGGATGTCACGATCTGCGATGCCGATGGCTTGCTGCTCGAGATGGGGACGCTGTTCGATGAGGCGACACCTGAGTCCCACGCGGACTATTTCGAACGTCATCCGCCTGGCGCAGACACGCCCCAGGCTGAGGCACGCGACAACCGGCGGCTGCTCTATCACGTCATGACCCAGGCTGGTTTCACCAACCTGCCCAGCGAATGGTGGCACTTCGACTTCGGGGATCAGCTCTGGGCCTGGTACCGGGGCGAGCCCGAGGCACTCTTCGGTCCGGCGGAGATGGACAGTATCGAGAGTCTCTGGAAGCGGTCTCTGCAATAG
- a CDS encoding FadR/GntR family transcriptional regulator, with the protein MPTSPPPLITSRTSNGSGAPKRQKLAELISDDLRRSIVRDGLREGDRLPNEKALMAQYGCAKGTLREALKILEVEGLITLKTGPNGGAVLNAPSMEPTSRMLRSFLHFKTLNGAQVYQLRRLLEVEMAVSVVGLLSEEDLVALEHNVSDCSCHQPQDEDQRRQRFLEIEFHQVLARACPNPLLSFMCQFLNDMLHELVVIKKAYLPERKQFDAANQHYHTGLITAFRQQDHEQVRQLMTEHMQDAEHHMTALEVEMADQLLVTPAQLMADSRA; encoded by the coding sequence ATGCCGACATCGCCTCCACCACTGATCACGTCACGCACCAGCAATGGCTCTGGCGCTCCCAAACGCCAGAAACTGGCCGAGCTGATCAGCGATGATCTGAGGCGCAGCATCGTGCGTGACGGGTTGCGTGAAGGTGACCGGCTACCCAACGAGAAGGCGCTGATGGCGCAATACGGCTGCGCCAAGGGCACGCTGCGTGAAGCCCTCAAGATTCTGGAAGTCGAAGGCTTGATCACGCTGAAGACGGGCCCCAATGGCGGCGCCGTGCTGAATGCGCCGAGCATGGAGCCCACCAGTCGCATGCTGAGAAGCTTCCTGCACTTCAAGACGCTCAATGGCGCCCAGGTCTATCAGCTGCGCCGGCTGCTGGAAGTCGAGATGGCGGTATCGGTGGTGGGCCTGCTCAGCGAAGAGGATCTGGTCGCGCTCGAGCACAATGTCAGTGACTGCAGTTGCCATCAGCCACAGGACGAGGACCAGCGTCGCCAGCGTTTTCTGGAAATCGAGTTCCATCAGGTACTGGCGCGTGCCTGCCCCAACCCGCTGCTCAGTTTCATGTGCCAGTTCCTCAACGACATGCTGCACGAGCTTGTCGTCATCAAGAAGGCCTATCTCCCGGAGCGCAAGCAGTTCGATGCCGCCAATCAGCATTACCACACCGGGCTGATCACGGCGTTCCGCCAGCAGGATCACGAACAGGTCCGTCAGCTCATGACGGAGCACATGCAGGATGCCGAGCACCATATGACGGCACTCGAGGTGGAAATGGCCGACCAGCTGCTCGTCACTCCGGCGCAGCTGATGGCCGACAGCAGAGCCTGA
- a CDS encoding Zn-dependent hydrolase, which yields MTTAQMDTSPVSTLSELRTDSDRLWQSLMTLAELGATPKGGVNRQALTELDRQARDLFIEWCKAEGCTIRIDAIGNIFARRAGTDPDAPAVMTGSHIDTQPTGGKFDGCFGVMAGLEVLRSLNQHDIKTRCPVEVVVWTNEEGCRFAPCMMGSGVHTGQLSLHEMLAQKDTDGVTAGEALDAIGYRGSDEIPRENVRAFFESHIEQGPILEDEETTIGVVMGALGQRWFDLSLTGQEAHAGPTPMSLRQDAMLGAAEITVAVNRIAIEHAPHGRGTVGVMQVHPGSRNVIPGQVNMTIDLRSLEPDSLTAMVAELKEVVEAVSQRHRLAFELTPTADFVPEHFADNCVNAVRNAASQLGYSHLDIVSGAGHDAIFMGRIAPAGMIFVPCEGGISHNEIENAAPKDLHAGCNVLFHAMLDQAEIVS from the coding sequence ATGACCACTGCCCAGATGGATACCTCCCCCGTCAGCACCCTGAGCGAGCTGCGCACCGACAGTGATCGCCTGTGGCAATCCCTGATGACCCTGGCCGAGCTGGGCGCCACGCCCAAGGGCGGCGTCAACCGCCAGGCGTTGACCGAACTGGACCGCCAGGCGCGCGATCTCTTCATCGAGTGGTGCAAGGCCGAAGGCTGCACGATCCGTATCGATGCCATCGGCAACATCTTCGCACGACGTGCCGGCACCGACCCGGACGCCCCGGCGGTGATGACCGGCAGCCACATCGATACCCAGCCCACGGGCGGCAAGTTCGATGGCTGCTTCGGGGTGATGGCAGGACTGGAAGTGCTGCGCAGCCTCAATCAGCACGACATCAAGACCCGCTGCCCGGTGGAGGTGGTGGTCTGGACCAACGAGGAAGGCTGTCGCTTTGCGCCCTGCATGATGGGGTCCGGCGTGCATACCGGCCAACTGTCATTGCACGAGATGCTGGCTCAGAAGGACACGGATGGCGTGACCGCCGGCGAAGCGCTGGATGCCATCGGCTATCGGGGCAGCGATGAGATCCCCCGCGAGAACGTGCGCGCCTTCTTCGAGAGCCATATCGAGCAGGGCCCGATCCTGGAAGATGAAGAGACCACCATCGGCGTGGTGATGGGCGCGCTGGGCCAGCGCTGGTTCGATCTGTCGCTGACCGGTCAGGAAGCCCATGCGGGCCCCACGCCCATGTCGCTGCGCCAGGACGCCATGCTCGGCGCGGCCGAGATCACCGTCGCCGTCAACCGCATCGCCATAGAGCATGCACCGCACGGTCGCGGCACCGTGGGCGTGATGCAGGTCCATCCGGGCTCTCGCAACGTCATCCCGGGTCAGGTCAACATGACCATCGACCTGCGCTCGCTGGAGCCCGACTCCCTCACCGCGATGGTCGCCGAACTCAAGGAAGTCGTCGAAGCCGTCAGCCAACGTCACCGCCTGGCCTTCGAGCTCACCCCTACCGCCGACTTCGTCCCCGAGCACTTCGCCGACAACTGCGTGAACGCGGTGCGCAATGCCGCCAGCCAGCTCGGCTACTCGCATCTCGACATCGTCAGCGGTGCCGGTCACGACGCCATCTTCATGGGCCGTATCGCTCCCGCCGGCATGATCTTCGTCCCCTGCGAAGGCGGCATCAGCCACAACGAGATCGAGAATGCCGCCCCCAAGGACCTGCACGCCGGCTGCAACGTGCTCTTCCACGCCATGCTGGATCAGGCCGAGATCGTCAGCTGA
- the dctP gene encoding TRAP transporter substrate-binding protein DctP — protein MSLSKTSLLRKTLTGSTLALSLLAASVQAQTINLSYNGAPDADKNAVHVFASNLKTLVEEKTDGELELKLYPNSMLGEEQERMEQVISAPSLNIASFAGMAPIVPEVYVSATPFMFDGFDEARRFFDEGQYWQQVQQLFSERTNGAEILAVVEEGGFLAFTNDKRPITSPDDFEGLRFRAMDPSQVALYEAFGASGTPIPWTEVYMALRTGVADGQMNPPMYILLGSLQEVQKYLTLANIQYSDQFLVANGQLLESLSDEERTALLESVKEANAQARQDNQSQVESRIALLEEQGMQVIRPSEADLEAFRSKGQPAYLEWLKSQDIAPELIDTAMKDAGLSS, from the coding sequence ATGTCCTTGTCCAAGACATCTCTGCTGCGCAAGACGCTTACCGGTTCCACTCTGGCGCTCAGCCTGCTGGCGGCCAGCGTGCAGGCCCAGACCATCAATCTCAGCTACAACGGCGCACCGGATGCCGACAAGAATGCCGTGCACGTCTTTGCCAGCAACCTGAAGACGCTGGTGGAAGAGAAGACCGATGGTGAGCTGGAGCTCAAGCTCTACCCCAACAGCATGTTGGGAGAGGAGCAGGAACGCATGGAGCAGGTCATCAGCGCACCGAGCCTGAACATCGCCTCCTTCGCGGGCATGGCCCCCATCGTGCCGGAAGTCTATGTCAGCGCCACGCCGTTCATGTTCGACGGCTTTGATGAGGCGCGTCGTTTCTTCGATGAAGGTCAGTACTGGCAGCAGGTGCAGCAACTGTTCAGTGAGCGCACCAATGGCGCCGAGATTCTGGCCGTCGTGGAGGAGGGGGGCTTTCTGGCGTTCACCAACGACAAGCGTCCGATCACCAGCCCCGATGACTTCGAGGGGCTTCGCTTCCGCGCGATGGACCCGAGCCAGGTAGCGCTCTATGAGGCCTTCGGCGCCTCGGGTACGCCGATTCCGTGGACGGAAGTCTACATGGCGCTGCGCACCGGGGTGGCGGATGGTCAGATGAACCCGCCTATGTACATCCTGCTGGGCAGTCTGCAGGAAGTGCAGAAGTACCTGACGCTGGCCAACATCCAATACTCGGATCAGTTCCTGGTCGCCAATGGTCAGCTGCTCGAGAGCCTGTCTGATGAAGAGCGCACCGCACTGCTCGAATCAGTCAAGGAAGCCAATGCTCAGGCCCGTCAGGACAACCAGAGCCAGGTCGAGTCACGCATCGCCTTGCTTGAAGAGCAGGGCATGCAAGTGATCCGCCCGAGCGAGGCAGACCTCGAGGCGTTTCGCAGCAAGGGCCAGCCGGCCTACCTCGAGTGGCTCAAGAGTCAGGACATCGCACCAGAGCTGATCGATACCGCGATGAAGGATGCCGGTCTCTCTTCATGA
- a CDS encoding TRAP transporter small permease — protein MTSMTPSRLSSFREGLLHACGRVTLALAAMLLASTVLIMLYGVVMRYVLGGAPIWVDELTRYLIIASVMLAIGVVWAEGAHMRVALLERRLPPRMARGLIHYQWWLTLVLMTGATWMTWHYAMSASMFRTMGLGISRSVPMLSMPIGFALITAQVLLHGPRPLRSQTLEIAPDEEAADLPAHDDRTGGPRT, from the coding sequence ATGACTTCCATGACTCCTTCACGACTGTCTTCTTTCAGGGAAGGCCTGCTGCATGCCTGTGGCCGCGTGACGCTGGCGCTCGCGGCGATGCTGCTGGCTTCCACGGTGCTGATCATGCTCTACGGCGTGGTGATGCGCTATGTACTGGGCGGCGCGCCCATCTGGGTCGATGAGCTGACCCGCTATCTCATCATCGCCAGTGTCATGCTGGCGATCGGCGTCGTCTGGGCAGAAGGGGCACACATGCGCGTGGCGCTGCTGGAACGGCGCCTGCCTCCGCGCATGGCCAGGGGGCTGATCCATTACCAATGGTGGCTGACGCTCGTATTGATGACGGGCGCGACCTGGATGACCTGGCACTACGCCATGTCGGCGAGCATGTTCCGCACCATGGGGCTGGGCATCAGCCGCAGCGTGCCGATGCTGTCGATGCCGATCGGTTTCGCGTTGATCACGGCCCAGGTGCTGCTGCATGGCCCACGGCCGCTGAGATCCCAGACCCTGGAGATCGCACCGGACGAGGAGGCCGCCGACCTTCCGGCGCATGATGACAGGACAGGAGGGCCGCGCACATGA